In Camelina sativa cultivar DH55 chromosome 16, Cs, whole genome shotgun sequence, a single window of DNA contains:
- the LOC109129567 gene encoding uncharacterized protein LOC109129567 — protein sequence MISILAQERLLGFTLGSALTGFLVYEQRKLIIHQSVSDPKSQSFDQSQVRDRIFGKKYRMEFASLWNKAVDQTFEPAIEYLSSRKW from the exons ATGATCAGCATTCTCGctcag GAACGTCTTCTTGGTTTCACTCTTGGTAGCGCCTTGACTGGGTTCCTCGTTTACGAGCAGCGAAAGCTCATCATCCATCAATCTGTTTCTGATCCTAAATCTCAATCCTTCGATCAATCTCAG GTGAGAGATCGCATATTCGGGAAGAAGTATCGTATGGAATTTGCATCTCTGTGGAACAAAGCTGTGGATCAGACTTTTGAACCTGCCATTGAGTATCTTAGTTCTCGTAAATGGTAG
- the LOC104750054 gene encoding lactoylglutathione lyase-like: MEKKKKGDDDVSNSKPPLMALNHVSRLCKDVKKSLEFYTKVLGFVEIERPAALNFDGAWLFNYGVGIHLVQVKDEDKLPSNTDHLDPMDNHISFQCEDMEALEKRLKEVDVKYIKRTVGDQKDAAIDQLFFNDPDGFMVEICNCENLELVPRHSADAIHLPEDRHAPPVALNGSSDRKIPQPNS, translated from the coding sequence atggagaagaaaaagaaaggtgatgatgatgtatcAAACTCGAAGCCGCCTTTAATGGCGTTGAACCATGTCTCAAGGCTTTGCAAAGACGTCAAAAAGTCTTTGGAGTTCTACACGAAGGTGTTAGGGTTTGTGGAGATAGAGCGTCCAGCGGCGTTAAACTTCGACGGTGCGTGGCTTTTCAACTATGGTGTAGGGATCCACTTGGTGCAAGTCAAGGACGAAGACAAGTTACCTTCCAACACGGACCATTTGGACCCGATGGACAACCACATTTCTTTCCAGTGCGAAGACATGGAAGCTTTGGAAAAGAGGCTCAAGGAAGTGGACGTGAAGTACATCAAGAGGACGGTGGGTGACCAGAAAGACGCAGCCATCGACCAGCTCTTCTTCAACGACCCCGATGGCTTTATGGTGGAGATTTGCAACTGTGAGAATCTCGAGCTTGTCCCACGCCATTCAGCAGACGCCATACACCTCCCAGAAGACCGACACGCACCTCCAGTTGCCCTCAATGGCTCATCCGACCGTAAAATTCCCCAGCCCAATTCTTAA
- the LOC104750055 gene encoding uncharacterized protein LOC104750055, with amino-acid sequence MTSKTCLFFIFSSLIFTNFALAQDRAPHGLAYETPVAFSPSAFDFFHAQPKTTDATFDPCSESGCSPLPVAAKVQGASAKAQESEVASMSVGSKSGIGAGSVVGIILGLAFAVLM; translated from the coding sequence ATGACTTCAAAAACTTGcctcttctttatcttctcttctctaatcTTCACAAACTTCGCCTTAGCGCAAGACCGAGCTCCTCATGGGTTGGCTTACGAGACTCCAGTGGCATTTTCACCTTCTGCATTTGACTTCTTTCACGCGCAACCAAAAACCACTGATGCTACTTTTGACCCTTGCTCGGAATCCGGCTGCTCGCCTCTCCCCGTGGCTGCAAAGGTTCAAGGAGCTTCTGCTAAAGCACAAGAAAGCGAAGTAGCATCAATGTCAGTTGGTTCTAAAAGCGGAATAGGAGCTGGTAGTGTGGTTGGGATCATCCTTGGACTTGCGTTTGCTGTGCTGATGTGA
- the LOC104750056 gene encoding uncharacterized protein LOC104750056, whose translation MATSKCYYQRPSHRFFTTDQHVTGASDFELDEWDLYNTGSDSAPSFSFSDLTITSGRNRTNRKDSVSGTAASSLPVNVPDWSKILGEESQRQSHVTNEEEEEEEVDGGARRVPPHELLANRRMASFSVHEGAGRTLKGRDLSRVRNTIFKIRGIED comes from the coding sequence aTGGCGACGAGCAAGTGCTACTATCAACGGCCAAGCCACCGTTTCTTCACCACCGACCAACACGTCACCGGAGCTTCCGACTTCGAGCTAGACGAATGGGATCTTTACAACACCGGTTCTGATTCAGCTCCCAGCTTCAGCTTCAGTGATCTTACAATCACCTCCGGTCGAAACAGAACTAACCGGAAAGATTCGGTTTCTGGTACAGCTGCGTCTTCGTTACCGGTCAACGTACCGGACTGGTCTAAGATTCTTGGGGAAGAGAGTCAAAGACAGAGTCACGTTAcgaatgaggaagaagaagaagaagaagtggacgGAGGTGCACGGCGTGTTCCGCCGCATGAATTGCTAGCGAACCGGAGGATGGCTTCATTCTCGGTTCATGAAGGTGCTGGGAGGACTTTGAAAGGAAGAGATCTGAGTAGGGTGCGAAATActattttcaaaattagagGGATCGAAgattaa
- the LOC104750057 gene encoding protein SAND-like, with protein sequence MATSGSSSSPSSSSSSGTEFADPNPSTDPETNSERVQSQLESMNLSQPSEVSDVTNRTDYSGGDDDDDNDGNEGGVSNGGLLHEAVAGASGGEEIEAENPVEMEAGEEPPSPTSSGYDGERGSSGGATSTYKADDASEGEIRETNVDADTASQHEAAWLPGKRHVDEDDASISWRKRKKHFFILSNSGKPIYSRYGDEHKLAGFSATLQAIISFVENGGDRVNLVKAGKHQVVFLVKGPIYLVCISCTDETYEYLRGQLDLLYGQLILILTKSIDRCFEKNSKFDMTPLLGGTDAVFSSLVHSFSWNPATFLHAYTCLPLKYALRQATGAILQEVCASGVLYSLLMCRHKVVSLAGAQKASLHPDDLLLLSNFVMSSESFRTSESFSPICLPRYNAQAFLHAYVHFFDDDTYVILLTTRSDAFHHLKDCRVRLEAVLLKSDILSMVQRSIAEGGMRVEDLPIDRRRRSSTTDQGQDTTGPDISVGTGGPFGIWHFMYRSIYLDQYISSEFSPPVTSHRQQKSLYRAYQKLYASMHDKGFGPHKTQYRRDENYTLLCWVTPDFELYAAFDPLADKAMAIKVCNQVCQRVKDVENEVFLQGASPFSW encoded by the exons ATGGCGACTTCGGGTTCTAGCTCTtcaccttcatcatcatcatcatcaggcaCCGAATTCGCCGATCCAAACCCTAGTACCGATCCAGAGACGAATTCGGAGCGTGTTCAAAGTCAATTGGAGTCAATGAATCTCTCTCAACCTAGCGAAGTCTCTGATGTTACCAATCGCACCGATTACAGCGGcggcgatgatgatgacgacaacGACGGGAACGAAGGCGGAGTTAGCAATGGTGGTTTATTGCATGAAGCTGTGGCGGGAGCTAGCGGAGGAGAGGAAATAGAGGCGGAGAATCCTGTGGAAATGGAGGCTGGGGAAGAGCCGCCGAGTCCGACTAGTAGCGGTTACGATGGGGAGAGAGGGAGTAGCGGTGGAGCTACCTCTACTTATAAAGCTGATGATGCTAGCGAAGGTGAGATTCGGGAAACTAATGTGGATGCTGACACCGCTTCGCAGCATGAAGCCGCTTGGTTGCCTGGAAAACGCCATGTTGATGAG GATGATGCATCTATTTCatggagaaagaggaagaagcattTCTTCATATTGAGTAACTCGGGCAAACCGATATATTCCAG ATATGGAGATGAACATAAGCTCGCTGGATTTTCAGCTACTCTTCAAGCTATTATTTCTTTTGTGGAGAATGG tgGTGACCGTGTCAATTTAGTCAAGGCAGGAAAACACCAG GTTGTCTTTCTGGTGAAGGGGCCAATATACCTGGTCTGCATAAGCTGTACAGATGAAACGTATGAATATTTAAGGGGGCAGTTGGATCTTCTATATGGTCAG TTGATACTAATTTTAACAAAGTCAATAGACAGATGTTTCGAGAAGAATTCAAAGTTCGACATGACACCCTTGCTTGGAGGGACAGATGCTGTCTTCTCATCTCTTGTCCATTCTTTTAGCTG GAACCCAGCTACATTTCTTCATGCCTATACTTGTCTTCCCCTTAAATACGCGTTAAGGCAAGCTACGGGGGCCATATTGCAAGAGGTTTGCGCCTCTGGTGTCTTATACTCACTACTAATGTGCAGACACAAG GTTGTCAGTCTTGCTGGTGCACAGAAAGCGTCTCTCCATCCCGATGACTTGCTTCTACTCTCAAATTTTGTCATGTCATCAGAATCATTCAG GACATCAGAATCTTTCTCACCAATCTGCCTACCAAGATACAACGCTCAAGCTTTTTTGCATGCCTATGTCCACTTCTTTGAT GATGATACATATGTAATATTGCTTACCACACGTTCAGATGCCTTCCATCATCTCAAAGATTGCCG GGTTCGCCTTGAGGCTGTTCTTCTCAAGTCAGATATTCTAAGTATGGTTCAAAGATCAATTGCGGAAGGTGGAATGCGTGTAGAAGATTTACCAATAGACCGCAGGCGTCGATCATCTACTACCGATCAGGGACAAGATACAACTGGTCCCGACATATCTGTGGGAACCGGAGGTCCCTTTGGAATTTGGCATTTCATGTACCGTAGTATATACTTAGATCAGTACATTTCCTCTGAATTCTCACCTCCAGTAACTAGTCACAGACAACAAAAAAG TCTATATCGGGCATACCAGAAACTTTACGCTTCAATGCATGATAAAGGATTTGGACCCCACAAGACTCAATATAGAAGAGATGAAAATTACA CTCTTCTATGTTGGGTGACACCAGATTTTGAACTCTATGCGGCATTTGATCCACTTGCAGACAAG GCGATGGCGATAAAGGTATGCAATCAGGTATGCCAAAGGGTAAAAGATGTGGAGAATGAGGTGTTCTTGCAAGGAGCTAGCCCTTTctcttggtga
- the LOC104700691 gene encoding double-stranded RNA-binding protein 2 isoform X2: MYKNQLQELAQRSCFSLPSYTCIREGPDHAPRFKATVNFNGEIFESPQYCSTLRQAEHSAAEVALNALSNRGPSHSLAARILDETGVYKNLLQEIAQRVGAPLPRYTTFRSGLGHQPVFTGTVELAGITFTGEPAKNKKQAEKNAAMAAWSSLKQLAKETSSSIPEPENIDELEQVIIARALINYRIKENIGTGSSSTAPVPFAKRFFMQNPRPTSPQPSPATTSRILPFICPKQPSRSSRSLAVPAGVDRIMAAALESRSYQRPQQRFANPGTAAPPYVPMRHLRSPCHGMAPPVTIRTAVPVFSAPPMPPPPCTNNTQLPSSAYVPSLMRTAPPVRIAPPVTIRTSVPVFASAPPIRIRKVDIQTAVKPTVDVGETRMPLVQEKESTPVLPDTLEIGDEGIIESAKTAAKETERAELKDLKGEPEIARERLENLKI; the protein is encoded by the exons atgtataagaaCCAGCTACAGGAGCTGGCTCAGAGGAGCTGCTTTAGTCTACCTTCGTATACTTGTATCAGAGAAGGTCCTGACCACGCGCCGCGATTCAAGGCTACGGTTAACTTTAATGGCGAGATCTTTGAGAGTCCTCAGTACTGTTCTACTCTTCGTCAAGCTGAGCACTCTGCTGCTGAAGTTGCTCTCAATGCTCTCTCTAATCGTGGTCCTTCTCACTCTCTTGCCGCCAGGATCTTG GATGAGACTGGTGTGTACAAGAACCTGTTGCAAGAAATAGCTCAGAGAGTTGGAGCTCCTCTACCGCGATATACAACCTTCAGGTCTGGTCTTGGCCACCAACCTGTGTTTACTGGCACTGTAGAATTGGCTGGAATCACATTCACTGGAGAACCAGCTAAGAACAAGAAGCAAGCAGAGAAGAATGCTGCTATGGCTGCTTGGTCTTCTCTTAAACAAT TGGCAAAAGAAACTTCAAGTTCAATCCCTGAGCCTGAGAACATTGACGAACTAGAACAGGTGATTATAGCAAGAGCCTTGATAAACTATCGAATCAAGGAAAATATTGGCACGGGAAGCTCCTCAACTGCCCCAGTTCCATTTGCCAAGAGGTTCTTTATGCAGAACCCTAGACCAACAA GTCCACAGCCTTCTCCTGCAACTACATCGAGAATCTTACCCTTTATTTGCCCAAAACAACCTTCTAGAAGCAGCCGATCCTTGGCAGTACCTGCCGGTGTTGACAGGATTATGGCAGCAGCCTTGGAAAGCCGCAGCTACCAGCGGCCACAGCAGAGATTTGCAAACCCAGGAACAGCAGCTCCGCCTTATGTTCCTATGAGGCATTTAAGATCACCATGCCATGGGATGGCTCCACCTGTGACAATCAGAACTGCTGTACCAGTCTTCTCTGCACCTCCAATGCCTCCTCCACCTTGTACAAACAACACTCAGCTACCTTCTTCTGCGTATGTCCCATCGCTTATGCGGACTGCACCTCCCGTGAGAATTGCACCACCTGTCACAATCAGAACCTCAGTGCCCGTTTTTGCTTCTGCACCACCGATTAGAATTAGGAAAGTGGATATCCAAACCGCTGTGAAGCCAACAGTTGATGTAGGAGAAACCCGGATGCCTTTGGTCCAAGAAAAGGAGAGCACTCCAGTCTTGCCTGATACTCTTGAAATTGGAGATGAAGGAATTATAGAGAGTGCGAAAACAGCGGcaaaggaaacagagagagcaGAATTGAAGGATTTGAAAGGAGAACCAGAGATAGCAAGAGAGCGACTGGAGAATCTAAAGATATGA
- the LOC104700691 gene encoding double-stranded RNA-binding protein 2 isoform X4 encodes MYKNQLQELAQRSCFSLPSYTCIREGPDHAPRFKATVNFNGEIFESPQYCSTLRQAEHSAAEVALNALSNRGPSHSLAARILDETGVYKNLLQEIAQRVGAPLPRYTTFRSGLGHQPVFTGTVELAGITFTGEPAKNKKQAEKNAAMAAWSSLKQLAKETSSSIPEPENIDELEQVIIARALINYRIKENIGTGSSSTAPVPFAKRFFMQNPRPTSPQPSPATTSRILPFICPKQPSRSSRSLAVPAGVDRIMAAALESRSYQRPQQRFANPGTAAPPYVPMRHLRSPCHGMAPPVTIRTAVPVFSAPPMPPPPCTNNTQLPSSAYVPSLMRTAPPVRIAPPVTIRTSVPVFASAPPIRIRKVDIQTAVKPTVDVGETRMPLVQEKESTPVLPDTLEIGDEGIIESAKTAAKETERAELKDLKGEPEIARERLENLKI; translated from the exons atgtataagaaCCAGCTACAGGAGCTGGCTCAGAGGAGCTGCTTTAGTCTACCTTCGTATACTTGTATCAGAGAAGGTCCTGACCACGCGCCGCGATTCAAGGCTACGGTTAACTTTAATGGCGAGATCTTTGAGAGTCCTCAGTACTGTTCTACTCTTCGTCAAGCTGAGCACTCTGCTGCTGAAGTTGCTCTCAATGCTCTCTCTAATCGTGGTCCTTCTCACTCTCTTGCCGCCAGGATCTTG GATGAGACTGGTGTGTACAAGAACCTGTTGCAAGAAATAGCTCAGAGAGTTGGAGCTCCTCTACCGCGATATACAACCTTCAGGTCTGGTCTTGGCCACCAACCTGTGTTTACTGGCACTGTAGAATTGGCTGGAATCACATTCACTGGAGAACCAGCTAAGAACAAGAAGCAAGCAGAGAAGAATGCTGCTATGGCTGCTTGGTCTTCTCTTAAACAAT TGGCAAAAGAAACTTCAAGTTCAATCCCTGAGCCTGAGAACATTGACGAACTAGAACAGGTGATTATAGCAAGAGCCTTGATAAACTATCGAATCAAGGAAAATATTGGCACGGGAAGCTCCTCAACTGCCCCAGTTCCATTTGCCAAGAG GTTCTTTATGCAGAACCCTAGACCAACAA GTCCACAGCCTTCTCCTGCAACTACATCGAGAATCTTACCCTTTATTTGCCCAAAACAACCTTCTAGAAGCAGCCGATCCTTGGCAGTACCTGCCGGTGTTGACAGGATTATGGCAGCAGCCTTGGAAAGCCGCAGCTACCAGCGGCCACAGCAGAGATTTGCAAACCCAGGAACAGCAGCTCCGCCTTATGTTCCTATGAGGCATTTAAGATCACCATGCCATGGGATGGCTCCACCTGTGACAATCAGAACTGCTGTACCAGTCTTCTCTGCACCTCCAATGCCTCCTCCACCTTGTACAAACAACACTCAGCTACCTTCTTCTGCGTATGTCCCATCGCTTATGCGGACTGCACCTCCCGTGAGAATTGCACCACCTGTCACAATCAGAACCTCAGTGCCCGTTTTTGCTTCTGCACCACCGATTAGAATTAGGAAAGTGGATATCCAAACCGCTGTGAAGCCAACAGTTGATGTAGGAGAAACCCGGATGCCTTTGGTCCAAGAAAAGGAGAGCACTCCAGTCTTGCCTGATACTCTTGAAATTGGAGATGAAGGAATTATAGAGAGTGCGAAAACAGCGGcaaaggaaacagagagagcaGAATTGAAGGATTTGAAAGGAGAACCAGAGATAGCAAGAGAGCGACTGGAGAATCTAAAGATATGA
- the LOC104700691 gene encoding double-stranded RNA-binding protein 2 isoform X3 — MYKNQLQELAQRSCFSLPSYTCIREGPDHAPRFKATVNFNGEIFESPQYCSTLRQAEHSAAEVALNALSNRGPSHSLAARILDETGVYKNLLQEIAQRVGAPLPRYTTFRSGLGHQPVFTGTVELAGITFTGEPAKNKKQAEKNAAMAAWSSLKQLAKETSSSIPEPENIDELEQVIIARALINYRIKENIGTGSSSTAPVPFAKRFFMQNPRPTSPQPSPATTSRILPFICPKQPSRSSRSLAVPAGVDRIMAAALESRSYQRPQQRFANPGTAAPPYVPMRHLRSPCHGMAPPVTIRTAVPVFSAPPMPPPPCTNNTQLPSSAYVPSLMRTAPPVRIAPPVTIRTSVPVFASAPPIRIRKVDIQTAVKPTVDVGETRMPLVQEKESTPVLPDTLEIGDEGIIESAKTAAKETERAELKDLKGEPEIARERLENLKI, encoded by the exons atgtataagaaCCAGCTACAGGAGCTGGCTCAGAGGAGCTGCTTTAGTCTACCTTCGTATACTTGTATCAGAGAAGGTCCTGACCACGCGCCGCGATTCAAGGCTACGGTTAACTTTAATGGCGAGATCTTTGAGAGTCCTCAGTACTGTTCTACTCTTCGTCAAGCTGAGCACTCTGCTGCTGAAGTTGCTCTCAATGCTCTCTCTAATCGTGGTCCTTCTCACTCTCTTGCCGCCAGGATCTTG GATGAGACTGGTGTGTACAAGAACCTGTTGCAAGAAATAGCTCAGAGAGTTGGAGCTCCTCTACCGCGATATACAACCTTCAGGTCTGGTCTTGGCCACCAACCTGTGTTTACTGGCACTGTAGAATTGGCTGGAATCACATTCACTGGAGAACCAGCTAAGAACAAGAAGCAAGCAGAGAAGAATGCTGCTATGGCTGCTTGGTCTTCTCTTAAACAAT TGGCAAAAGAAACTTCAAGTTCAATCCCTGAGCCTGAGAACATTGACGAACTAGAACAGGTGATTATAGCAAGAGCCTTGATAAACTATCGAATCAAGGAAAATATTGGCACGGGAAGCTCCTCAACTGCCCCAGTTCCATTTGCCAAGAGGTTCTTTATGCAGAACCCTAGACCAACAA GTCCACAGCCTTCTCCTGCAACTACATCGAGAATCTTACCCTTTATTTGCCCAAAACAACCTTCTAGAAGCAGCCGATCCTTGGCAGTACCTGCCGGTGTTGACAGAATTATGGCAGCAGCCTTGGAAAGCCGCAGCTACCAGCGGCCACAGCAGAGATTTGCAAACCCAGGAACAGCAGCTCCGCCTTATGTTCCTATGAGGCATTTAAGATCACCATGCCATGGGATGGCTCCACCTGTGACAATCAGAACTGCTGTACCAGTCTTCTCTGCACCTCCAATGCCTCCTCCACCTTGTACAAACAACACTCAGCTACCTTCTTCTGCGTATGTCCCATCGCTTATGCGGACTGCACCTCCCGTGAGAATTGCACCACCTGTCACAATCAGAACCTCAGTGCCCGTTTTTGCTTCTGCACCACCGATTAGAATTAGGAAAGTGGATATCCAAACCGCTGTGAAGCCAACAGTTGATGTAGGAGAAACCCGGATGCCTTTGGTCCAAGAAAAGGAGAGCACTCCAGTCTTGCCTGATACTCTTGAAATTGGAGATGAAGGAATTATAGAGAGTGCGAAAACAGCGGcaaaggaaacagagagagcaGAATTGAAGGATTTGAAAGGAGAACCAGAGATAGCAAGAGAGCGACTGGAGAATCTAAAGATATGA
- the LOC104700691 gene encoding double-stranded RNA-binding protein 2 isoform X1, with the protein MYKNQLQELAQRSCFSLPSYTCIREGPDHAPRFKATVNFNGEIFESPQYCSTLRQAEHSAAEVALNALSNRGPSHSLAARILDETGVYKNLLQEIAQRVGAPLPRYTTFRSGLGHQPVFTGTVELAGITFTGEPAKNKKQAEKNAAMAAWSSLKQLAKETSSSIPEPENIDELEQVIIARALINYRIKENIGTGSSSTAPVPFAKRFFMQNPRPTSPQPSPATTSRILPFICPKQPSRSSRSLAVPAGVDRIMAAALESRSYQRPQQRFANPGTAAPPYVPMRHLRSPCHGMAPPVTIRTAVPVFSAPPMPPPPCTNNTQLPSSAYVPSLMRTAPPVRIAPPVTIRTSVPVFASAPPIRIRKVDIQTAVKPTVDVGETRMPLVQEKESTPVLPDTLEIGDEGIIESAKTAAKETERAELKDLKGEPEIARERLENLKI; encoded by the exons atgtataagaaCCAGCTACAGGAGCTGGCTCAGAGGAGCTGCTTTAGTCTACCTTCGTATACTTGTATCAGAGAAGGTCCTGACCACGCGCCGCGATTCAAGGCTACGGTTAACTTTAATGGCGAGATCTTTGAGAGTCCTCAGTACTGTTCTACTCTTCGTCAAGCTGAGCACTCTGCTGCTGAAGTTGCTCTCAATGCTCTCTCTAATCGTGGTCCTTCTCACTCTCTTGCCGCCAGGATCTTG GATGAGACTGGTGTGTACAAGAACCTGTTGCAAGAAATAGCTCAGAGAGTTGGAGCTCCTCTACCGCGATATACAACCTTCAGGTCTGGTCTTGGCCACCAACCTGTGTTTACTGGCACTGTAGAATTGGCTGGAATCACATTCACTGGAGAACCAGCTAAGAACAAGAAGCAAGCAGAGAAGAATGCTGCTATGGCTGCTTGGTCTTCTCTTAAACAAT TGGCAAAAGAAACTTCAAGTTCAATCCCTGAGCCTGAGAACATTGACGAACTAGAACAGGTGATTATAGCAAGAGCCTTGATAAACTATCGAATCAAGGAAAATATTGGCACGGGAAGCTCCTCAACTGCCCCAGTTCCATTTGCCAAGAG GTTCTTTATGCAGAACCCTAGACCAACAAGTCCACAGCCTTCTCCTGCAACTACATCGAGAATCTTACCCTTTATTTGCCCAAAACAACCTTCTAGAAGCAGCCGATCCTTGGCAGTACCTGCCGGTGTTGACAGAATTATGGCAGCAGCCTTGGAAAGCCGCAGCTACCAGCGGCCACAGCAGAGATTTGCAAACCCAGGAACAGCAGCTCCGCCTTATGTTCCTATGAGGCATTTAAGATCACCATGCCATGGGATGGCTCCACCTGTGACAATCAGAACTGCTGTACCAGTCTTCTCTGCACCTCCAATGCCTCCTCCACCTTGTACAAACAACACTCAGCTACCTTCTTCTGCGTATGTCCCATCGCTTATGCGGACTGCACCTCCCGTGAGAATTGCACCACCTGTCACAATCAGAACCTCAGTGCCCGTTTTTGCTTCTGCACCACCGATTAGAATTAGGAAAGTGGATATCCAAACCGCTGTGAAGCCAACAGTTGATGTAGGAGAAACCCGGATGCCTTTGGTCCAAGAAAAGGAGAGCACTCCAGTCTTGCCTGATACTCTTGAAATTGGAGATGAAGGAATTATAGAGAGTGCGAAAACAGCGGcaaaggaaacagagagagcaGAATTGAAGGATTTGAAAGGAGAACCAGAGATAGCAAGAGAGCGACTGGAGAATCTAAAGATATGA
- the LOC104750058 gene encoding CASP-like protein 5A2, whose product MVDVYAIMVKRSLQNRRLVSLFAIGDGVTSTLTFAAACASAGITVLIDNDLNSCGQNHCVQFETSTALAFISWFAALPSFLFNFWSLASR is encoded by the exons ATGGTTGACGTCTATGCTATTATGGTCAAACGTTCACTACAGAACCGTCGTCTTGTGAGCTTGTTTGCAATCGGTGATGGG GTTACATCGACGCTGACTTTTGCAGCGGCTTGTGCATCGGCAGGCATAACGGTTCTGATAGACAACGATCTAAATAGCTGCGGACAAAACCATTGTGTTCAGTTTGAAACATCAACAGCATTAGCCTTCATAAGCTGGTTTGCTGCTTTGCCCTCTTTTCTCTTCAACTTCTGGTCTCTTGCATCTCGTTGA
- the LOC104750060 gene encoding CASP-like protein 5A2, giving the protein MNVSHASVHPVEDPPAAATEVINPPRVRMDDMEGMPGTLLGLALRFFQFLFAAASLSVMATTSDFPSVTAFCYLVAATGLQSLWSLTLAMVDVYAIMVKRSLQNRRLVSLFAIGDGVTSTLTFAAACASAGITVLIDNDLNSCGQNHCVQFETSTALAFISWFAALPSFLFNFWSLASR; this is encoded by the exons atgaatgtGAGCCATGCATCGGTTCATCCAGTGGAAGATCCTCCAGCAGCAGCTACAGAAGTTATTAACCCGCCGAGGGTGAGGATGGATGATATGGAAGGCATGCCTGGAACACTACTTGGACTTGCTCTTCGTTTCTTTCAGTTCTTGTTTGCTGCTGCTTCTCTCTCTGTTATGGCTACTACTAGTGATTTCCCTTCCGTTACCGCCTTTTG CTACCTGGTTGCAGCTACTGGTCTGCAGAGCTTGTGGAGTCTTACACTAGCCATGGTTGACGTCTATGCTATTATGGTCAAACGTTCACTACAGAACCGTCGTCTTGTGAGCTTGTTTGCAATCGGTGATGGG GTTACATCGACGCTGACTTTTGCAGCGGCTTGTGCATCGGCAGGCATAACGGTTCTGATAGACAACGATCTAAATAGCTGCGGACAAAACCATTGTGTTCAGTTTGAAACATCAACAGCATTAGCCTTCATAAGCTGGTTTGCTGCTTTGCCCTCTTTTCTCTTCAACTTCTGGTCTCTTGCATCTCGTTGA